The following are from one region of the Bradyrhizobium sediminis genome:
- a CDS encoding DUF4282 domain-containing protein produces the protein MFEFRDLFQWDRFITPTIIKTFYWLVIGLIALFGISGIFSGLAAMAISPFGGFIVLLSSIASVIVGVIFSRIAAEFILIVFRINEHLGAIRDQGQMH, from the coding sequence ATGTTTGAATTTCGGGATCTGTTTCAGTGGGACCGCTTCATCACGCCCACGATCATCAAGACCTTTTACTGGCTGGTGATCGGCTTGATTGCGCTGTTCGGCATCTCCGGCATTTTCTCAGGCCTGGCCGCGATGGCGATCAGCCCGTTCGGCGGATTCATCGTGCTGTTGTCCTCGATCGCCAGCGTCATCGTCGGGGTGATCTTTTCGCGCATCGCCGCGGAATTCATCCTGATCGTATTCCGCATCAACGAGCACCTCGGCGCGATCCGCGACCAGGGCCAGATGCATTAG